One window from the genome of Salvia splendens isolate huo1 chromosome 9, SspV2, whole genome shotgun sequence encodes:
- the LOC121746451 gene encoding cytochrome c1-2, heme protein, mitochondrial-like isoform X1, with product MLGDKMFVGRALGRLLRGRFQSQNTVFPLSSLISKKEQEAVGSAATKSWRALALCGAGVSGLLSYATIASCDEAEHGLEAATYPWPHSGILNSYDHASIRRGHQVYQQVCASCHSMSLISFRDLVGVAYTEEETKAMAAEIEVVDGPNDEGEMFTRPGKLSDRFPQPYANEQAARFANGGAYPPDLSLITKARHNGQNYVFALLTGYHDPPAGVTIREGLHYNPYFPGGAIAMPKMLSDGAVEYEDGTPATEAQMGKDVVTFLAWAAEPEMEERKLMGFKWIFVLSLALLQAGYYRRMRWSVLKSRKLVLDVVN from the exons ATGTTG GGAGATAAGATGTTTGTAGGCAGAGCTCTCGGCCGGTTGCTAAGAGGGAGATTTCAGTCACAAAACACT GTGTTTCCATTGTCATCTCTTATTTCTAAGAAAGAGCAGGAAGCAGTTGGGTCTGCTGCCACTAAGTCCTGGAGGGCATTGGCTCTATGTGGGGCAGGTGTCTCAGGGTTGTTAAGTTATGCAACAATAGCATCTTGTGATGAGGCTgaacatggtttggaagctgcCACCTATCCTTGGCCACACAGTGGCATTCTAAATTCATATGACCATGCTTC GATTCGTCGTGGTCACCAGGTGTATCAACAAGTTTGTGCCTCCTGCCACTCAATGTCATTAATTTCATTCCGTGACTTGGTTGGTGTTGCATATACAGAAGAGGAAACTAAAGCTATGGCCGCTGAGATTGAGGTAGTTGATGGGCCAAATGATGAGGGAGAGATGTTTACTCGTCCTGGCAAGCTCAGTGACCGGTTTCCTCAGCCATATGCAAATGAACAAGCAGCTAGGTTTGCTAATGGCGGTGCTTATCCTCCTGATTTAAGTCTTATAACCAAA GCTCGTCACAATGGTCAAAATTATGTATTTGCCCTATTGACTGGATATCATGATCCTCCTGCTGGTGTTACA ATTCGTGAAGGATTGCATTACAACCCTTACTTCCCTGGGGGAGCTATTGCTATGCCTAAAATGCTTAGTGATGGTGCTGTTGAGTACGAAGATGGTACACCCGCAACAGAAGCTCAG ATGGGTAAAGATGTTGTCACATTTCTAGCGTGGGCTGCAGAGCCTGAAATGGAAGAGAGAAAACTG ATGGGATTTAAATGGATATTCGTTCTATCACTCGCACTTCTTCAGGCTGGTTATTACAGGCGCATGAGGTGGTCTGTTCTCAAGTCTCGTAAGCTGGTGCTTGATGTTGTGAACTAG
- the LOC121746451 gene encoding cytochrome c1-2, heme protein, mitochondrial-like isoform X2, with protein MGDKMFVGRALGRLLRGRFQSQNTVFPLSSLISKKEQEAVGSAATKSWRALALCGAGVSGLLSYATIASCDEAEHGLEAATYPWPHSGILNSYDHASIRRGHQVYQQVCASCHSMSLISFRDLVGVAYTEEETKAMAAEIEVVDGPNDEGEMFTRPGKLSDRFPQPYANEQAARFANGGAYPPDLSLITKARHNGQNYVFALLTGYHDPPAGVTIREGLHYNPYFPGGAIAMPKMLSDGAVEYEDGTPATEAQMGKDVVTFLAWAAEPEMEERKLMGFKWIFVLSLALLQAGYYRRMRWSVLKSRKLVLDVVN; from the exons atg GGAGATAAGATGTTTGTAGGCAGAGCTCTCGGCCGGTTGCTAAGAGGGAGATTTCAGTCACAAAACACT GTGTTTCCATTGTCATCTCTTATTTCTAAGAAAGAGCAGGAAGCAGTTGGGTCTGCTGCCACTAAGTCCTGGAGGGCATTGGCTCTATGTGGGGCAGGTGTCTCAGGGTTGTTAAGTTATGCAACAATAGCATCTTGTGATGAGGCTgaacatggtttggaagctgcCACCTATCCTTGGCCACACAGTGGCATTCTAAATTCATATGACCATGCTTC GATTCGTCGTGGTCACCAGGTGTATCAACAAGTTTGTGCCTCCTGCCACTCAATGTCATTAATTTCATTCCGTGACTTGGTTGGTGTTGCATATACAGAAGAGGAAACTAAAGCTATGGCCGCTGAGATTGAGGTAGTTGATGGGCCAAATGATGAGGGAGAGATGTTTACTCGTCCTGGCAAGCTCAGTGACCGGTTTCCTCAGCCATATGCAAATGAACAAGCAGCTAGGTTTGCTAATGGCGGTGCTTATCCTCCTGATTTAAGTCTTATAACCAAA GCTCGTCACAATGGTCAAAATTATGTATTTGCCCTATTGACTGGATATCATGATCCTCCTGCTGGTGTTACA ATTCGTGAAGGATTGCATTACAACCCTTACTTCCCTGGGGGAGCTATTGCTATGCCTAAAATGCTTAGTGATGGTGCTGTTGAGTACGAAGATGGTACACCCGCAACAGAAGCTCAG ATGGGTAAAGATGTTGTCACATTTCTAGCGTGGGCTGCAGAGCCTGAAATGGAAGAGAGAAAACTG ATGGGATTTAAATGGATATTCGTTCTATCACTCGCACTTCTTCAGGCTGGTTATTACAGGCGCATGAGGTGGTCTGTTCTCAAGTCTCGTAAGCTGGTGCTTGATGTTGTGAACTAG
- the LOC121746451 gene encoding cytochrome c1-2, heme protein, mitochondrial-like isoform X3 — protein sequence MFVGRALGRLLRGRFQSQNTVFPLSSLISKKEQEAVGSAATKSWRALALCGAGVSGLLSYATIASCDEAEHGLEAATYPWPHSGILNSYDHASIRRGHQVYQQVCASCHSMSLISFRDLVGVAYTEEETKAMAAEIEVVDGPNDEGEMFTRPGKLSDRFPQPYANEQAARFANGGAYPPDLSLITKARHNGQNYVFALLTGYHDPPAGVTIREGLHYNPYFPGGAIAMPKMLSDGAVEYEDGTPATEAQMGKDVVTFLAWAAEPEMEERKLMGFKWIFVLSLALLQAGYYRRMRWSVLKSRKLVLDVVN from the exons ATGTTTGTAGGCAGAGCTCTCGGCCGGTTGCTAAGAGGGAGATTTCAGTCACAAAACACT GTGTTTCCATTGTCATCTCTTATTTCTAAGAAAGAGCAGGAAGCAGTTGGGTCTGCTGCCACTAAGTCCTGGAGGGCATTGGCTCTATGTGGGGCAGGTGTCTCAGGGTTGTTAAGTTATGCAACAATAGCATCTTGTGATGAGGCTgaacatggtttggaagctgcCACCTATCCTTGGCCACACAGTGGCATTCTAAATTCATATGACCATGCTTC GATTCGTCGTGGTCACCAGGTGTATCAACAAGTTTGTGCCTCCTGCCACTCAATGTCATTAATTTCATTCCGTGACTTGGTTGGTGTTGCATATACAGAAGAGGAAACTAAAGCTATGGCCGCTGAGATTGAGGTAGTTGATGGGCCAAATGATGAGGGAGAGATGTTTACTCGTCCTGGCAAGCTCAGTGACCGGTTTCCTCAGCCATATGCAAATGAACAAGCAGCTAGGTTTGCTAATGGCGGTGCTTATCCTCCTGATTTAAGTCTTATAACCAAA GCTCGTCACAATGGTCAAAATTATGTATTTGCCCTATTGACTGGATATCATGATCCTCCTGCTGGTGTTACA ATTCGTGAAGGATTGCATTACAACCCTTACTTCCCTGGGGGAGCTATTGCTATGCCTAAAATGCTTAGTGATGGTGCTGTTGAGTACGAAGATGGTACACCCGCAACAGAAGCTCAG ATGGGTAAAGATGTTGTCACATTTCTAGCGTGGGCTGCAGAGCCTGAAATGGAAGAGAGAAAACTG ATGGGATTTAAATGGATATTCGTTCTATCACTCGCACTTCTTCAGGCTGGTTATTACAGGCGCATGAGGTGGTCTGTTCTCAAGTCTCGTAAGCTGGTGCTTGATGTTGTGAACTAG
- the LOC121747805 gene encoding uncharacterized protein LOC121747805, whose translation MRSCPPRSTDLSRIMLRFRPIAPKPVGDDAGSGAAEQNHRDLTGKRVKRKYVRIRARQSKRRPKSDGLDGGNLPSPPERSGVDDAPPPEVKTVTLQLLGERSEGEREICEIRAPECKEMRLRDEDRCSVATAADLRGYGSVMVTWIVMEGVTDKFAGVGLGSSDKEKMYNLERDTCPGFISDHRNNVIWVNSAYKRMVAEEKGFLVWLVVKEQLPQFCPSFACRVSVTHQNAQGQKWNKIMPCDVWRMEFAGFAWKLDVNTALSLGF comes from the coding sequence ATGCGCTCCTGCCCGCCTAGATCCACCGATCTCAGCCGGATAATGCTCAGATTCCGCCCGATCGCGCCTAAACCTGTCGGCGACGATGCCGGCTCCGGCGCGGCGGAGCAGAATCACAGAGATCTCACCGGAAAGAGAGTCAAGAGGAAGTATGTTCGTATTCGTGCTCGGCAAAGTAAGCGCCGGCCGAAGAGTGACGGTTTGGACGGAGGAAACCTACCGTCGCCGCCGGAGAGATCCGGTGTCGACGACGCGCCTCCGCCTGAGGTAAAAACGGTGACGCTCCAGCTTCTCGGTGAGAGATCTGAAGGTGAGAGGGAGATCTGTGAAATTAGAGCTCCGGAGTGTAAGGAGATGAGGTTGAGAGATGAGGATCGGTGTAGCGTTGCTACGGCGGCGGATCTGAGAGGTTACGGATCTGTGATGGTGACGTGGATAGTCATGGAAGGCGTGACGGACAAGTTTGCAGGGGTAGGGTTAGGGTCTTCGGATAAAGAAAAGATGTATAACCTGGAGAGGGATACGTGTCCTGGTTTCATATCGGACCACAGAAACAACGTGATCTGGGTGAACTCTGCTTATAAGAGGATGGTGGCGGAGGAGAAGGGTTTTTTGGTGTGGTTGGTGGTAAAGGAACAGTTGCCCCAATTTTGCCCCTCGTTTGCATGCAGAGTTAGCGTCACTCATCAGAACGCACAAGGGCAAAAGTGGAATAAAATAATGCCGTGTGATGTTTGGAGAATGGAATTTGCTGGATTTGCATGGAAATTGGACGTCAATACCGCCCTCAGTTTAGGTTTCTAG